A single genomic interval of Candidatus Hinthialibacter antarcticus harbors:
- a CDS encoding family 78 glycoside hydrolase catalytic domain: protein MNFSLQKTAAVFFIFLGYLGAMAAADALTAQDMRTEYLVNPIGIDETQPRLSWKLDSDENGALQTAYQICVASSDELLHRNQFDLWDSGKTESSQSVNIAYQGAPLQSRQHCFWKVRVWGQDGRASHWSSAAHWSMGLLSNEDWKAEWTSFKDDAPMSASRENMVLPPARYYRKTFVANKPIKRAMAYASALGIYELSINGKRVSDQMFTPGWSDYRERVYYNAFDVTSLVQSKQNAIGAIVADGWYSGYLGYGLLVGYGPNQSGRNIYGKTPALLAQLEIEYTDGTSEIIATDASWKTRTGPIVKADMLMGETYDARLEQPGWNQPGFDDAQWESAIPAKDNGSTKAVFTDQAGKREMEFGFIEPKQITAYPSVPIRPTEKIKPIEITEPSPGTFIFNMGQNFSGVVQIKVKGKRGDTIVIRHGEMLHPDGRLMTENLRRAQATDTYILRGDSQPEIWEPRFTYHGFQYVELTGLTEKPSLNTVTGIAIHSDTPLTSSFACSDPMVNQLFKNIVWTQRSNFFEVPTDCPQRDERFGWTGDAQTYIRTASYNADVAAFFTKWLDDLEEAQLPNGAYPDYAPYPMMHGKPHRGFATAWMDAGIICPWTIYKVYGDVRVIERHYESMTRFMQFRQTNSPDFLGVNIGNGWGDWLALGDTAPVEYVDTVYFALSARMMAEMADAIGESDDAKQYRELYSSIKNAFAAKYLSDDGRIKHDYQTSYSLALFAGLVSEEQTQAASDRLVELINENDVRMSTGFLGTRPLLTVLTRHGNNDLAARLLQSRRYPSWGYEVENGATTIWERWNSYTKEDGFASVSMNSFSHYAFGAVCEWMFQSLAGIDCASPGYKEIIIDPHPPEYGSNPEQEPIHWVKASVESIHGAIGSEWKNSEAMFELSVRIPANTTAHVYVPAANLDQVQLNGKELSRQRDVILVRTENEKLVFFTPSGEYSFKVIK from the coding sequence GATGGCAGCGGCGGACGCGCTCACGGCGCAAGACATGCGCACCGAGTATCTGGTAAACCCAATTGGCATTGATGAAACCCAGCCGCGCTTAAGTTGGAAGTTGGACTCTGACGAAAATGGCGCCCTGCAAACCGCCTATCAAATTTGCGTTGCTTCGAGCGATGAATTGTTGCATCGAAACCAGTTTGATCTTTGGGATTCAGGAAAAACCGAAAGCAGCCAAAGCGTCAACATTGCCTACCAAGGCGCTCCACTACAATCGCGTCAACATTGTTTCTGGAAAGTGCGCGTCTGGGGGCAGGATGGTCGCGCGTCTCATTGGAGCAGCGCCGCGCATTGGTCAATGGGGTTGTTGTCGAATGAAGACTGGAAAGCGGAGTGGACCAGTTTTAAAGATGATGCGCCCATGTCGGCGTCAAGAGAGAATATGGTTCTTCCGCCAGCGCGATATTACCGAAAGACGTTTGTCGCGAACAAGCCAATCAAACGCGCCATGGCCTATGCGTCTGCGTTGGGAATCTATGAACTGAGCATCAACGGAAAACGCGTTAGCGACCAAATGTTTACCCCCGGCTGGTCAGATTATCGCGAACGGGTTTACTACAACGCATTTGACGTGACAAGCCTGGTCCAGTCTAAACAAAACGCGATTGGCGCCATCGTCGCTGACGGCTGGTATAGCGGTTATCTCGGCTATGGCTTGCTGGTCGGTTATGGCCCCAACCAAAGCGGGCGCAATATTTATGGAAAGACCCCGGCGCTCTTGGCGCAACTTGAGATCGAATATACAGACGGAACCAGCGAAATCATCGCAACCGACGCCAGCTGGAAAACTCGCACCGGGCCGATTGTTAAGGCCGACATGCTCATGGGTGAAACCTATGACGCGCGGCTGGAACAACCTGGTTGGAACCAGCCTGGCTTTGACGACGCGCAGTGGGAGAGTGCTATCCCCGCGAAAGATAATGGTTCGACCAAGGCCGTGTTTACGGACCAAGCAGGTAAGCGCGAAATGGAGTTTGGTTTTATTGAACCAAAGCAAATCACTGCCTATCCGTCAGTCCCCATCCGTCCGACGGAGAAGATAAAACCGATTGAGATCACCGAGCCTTCTCCGGGAACCTTTATCTTTAATATGGGGCAAAACTTTTCCGGCGTTGTACAGATCAAGGTGAAAGGCAAGCGCGGCGATACGATTGTGATTCGCCACGGTGAGATGCTGCACCCTGACGGGCGCTTGATGACCGAAAACCTGCGCCGGGCGCAAGCGACGGATACTTACATCTTGCGCGGCGACAGCCAGCCCGAAATCTGGGAGCCGCGTTTTACCTATCATGGATTCCAATATGTTGAATTAACGGGCCTGACGGAAAAGCCCAGCCTGAATACCGTCACGGGAATCGCCATTCATTCCGACACGCCGCTGACCAGTTCGTTTGCGTGTTCTGATCCGATGGTCAATCAATTGTTTAAAAATATCGTCTGGACGCAGCGGTCGAACTTTTTTGAAGTCCCCACTGATTGCCCGCAACGCGACGAGCGCTTTGGCTGGACGGGTGATGCGCAAACCTATATCCGAACGGCGAGCTATAACGCTGACGTCGCCGCCTTCTTTACTAAATGGCTGGATGATTTAGAAGAAGCCCAATTGCCCAATGGGGCGTATCCCGATTATGCGCCCTATCCGATGATGCACGGCAAACCCCATCGCGGCTTCGCGACCGCCTGGATGGATGCGGGGATCATTTGTCCCTGGACAATATATAAGGTGTACGGCGACGTGCGCGTTATCGAACGGCATTACGAGTCGATGACGCGCTTCATGCAGTTTCGCCAAACCAACAGCCCTGACTTTTTGGGCGTGAATATCGGCAACGGTTGGGGCGATTGGCTGGCGCTGGGCGACACTGCGCCGGTTGAGTATGTCGATACGGTTTATTTTGCGCTATCCGCGCGAATGATGGCCGAAATGGCGGACGCGATTGGTGAAAGCGATGACGCAAAACAGTATCGTGAATTGTATTCATCAATCAAAAACGCATTTGCCGCAAAGTACCTAAGTGATGACGGGCGCATCAAGCATGATTATCAAACCTCCTATTCATTGGCGCTGTTCGCCGGATTGGTTTCGGAAGAACAGACGCAAGCCGCGAGCGACCGCCTTGTGGAACTCATCAATGAAAACGACGTTCGCATGAGCACCGGGTTTTTGGGGACGCGTCCACTGTTGACGGTGCTGACCCGTCACGGCAATAACGATTTGGCCGCCCGGTTGTTGCAAAGCCGCCGATATCCATCATGGGGGTATGAAGTTGAAAACGGCGCCACCACCATTTGGGAGCGCTGGAACAGCTATACCAAAGAAGACGGTTTCGCCAGCGTGTCGATGAACTCATTCAGCCATTACGCCTTCGGCGCGGTGTGTGAATGGATGTTCCAGTCGCTGGCGGGGATCGACTGCGCGTCGCCCGGCTACAAGGAAATCATCATTGATCCTCATCCGCCTGAATATGGCTCGAACCCCGAACAGGAACCCATCCATTGGGTGAAGGCGTCGGTTGAAAGTATTCATGGCGCGATTGGCAGCGAATGGAAAAATTCGGAAGCGATGTTTGAGTTAAGCGTCAGGATACCAGCGAATACCACCGCTCATGTTTATGTTCCGGCTGCGAACTTGGATCAAGTTCAGTTAAATGGAAAAGAACTCAGCAGACAGAGAGATGTTATATTGGTTCGGACAGAAAATGAGAAACTGGTTTTCTTTACGCCGTCCGGCGAATATTCGTTTAAAGTAATCAAATAA